A DNA window from Solanum lycopersicum chromosome 3, SLM_r2.1 contains the following coding sequences:
- the LOC101250978 gene encoding protein NUCLEAR FUSION DEFECTIVE 2 has protein sequence MCHLRQFICFILLAFALYTSLQAEVQAQENLSLTTRPTSPFSIALETLQNQIQYTFQDVELLRRALTHASYSGENNRALSVLGEKVIEGSVSLQLLSKDIDISPKDLNRVIMDLSSNVVTSCVADGGRLGLQKIIRVSRKTNSSAPAVVCGAFRAMFGAIAIDKSSLDSAGKVFLTIHGKGMEKAMAM, from the exons ATGTGCCATCTCCGGCAATTCATTTGCTTCATCTTACTTGCTTTTGCTCTCTACACTTCTCTTCAG GCTGAGGTTCAGGCTCAGGAAAATCTCTCCTTAACAACGAGACCCACTTCCCCTTTCTCGATCGCTCTCGAAACCCTTCAAAATCAAATCCA GTACACATTTCAGGATGTGGAGTTACTACGACGTGCTCTGACGCATGCATCATACTCAGGAGAGAACAACAGAGCTTTGAGCGTTTTGGGGGAGAAGGTAATTGAAGGTTCGGTTTCTCTGCAATTGCTTAGCAAGGATATCGATATATCACCCAAGGATCTCAACCGGGTCATCATGGATCTGTCTTCCAATGTGGTAACATCATGCGTTGCTGACGGAGGGCGCTTAGGTTTGCAGAAGATAATCAGGGTTTCTAGGAAGACCAATTCGTCGGCTCCTGCAGTGGTTTGTGGTGCTTTCAGGGCAATGTTCGGAGCTATTGCGATTGACAAGAGTAGCTTGGACAGTGCGGGGAAGGTATTCTTGACAATTCATGGGAAAGGCATGGAGAAAGCTATGGCAATGTAA
- the LOC101251870 gene encoding RING-H2 finger protein ATL46-like produces MSRISPILLWVIVIIAVVFFVFGLLHLLLRFYLKISSFSSISQSNRFPESSGSQVIQRQLQQLFRQHDSGVDQAIIDTLPLFLYKDIKGLKEPFDCAVCLCEFSEHDKLRLLPFCSHAFHIHCIDTWLLSNSTCPLCRGIISSAVSMGNSLLGSIESREQWSFHLEDGIANDEKTDNVGEIRVFSVRLGKLKSINEGVENHEDKSTQGEIISCNLDARRCFSMGSFQYVVGDSELQIALPNVKILKAKCENTNFGANAEGKKISARTKGESFSVSKIWLWSKKGKFSNSSETNIDGPSVNIDIPMIKTAQFM; encoded by the coding sequence ATGAGCAGAATCAGTCCAATTCTCCTATGGGTAATTGTAATTATTGCTGTTGTGTTCTTTGTGTTTggtcttcttcatcttcttcttaggTTTTATTTaaagatttcttctttttcgTCTATTTCTCAATCTAATAGATTCCCTGAATCATCTGGTTCTCAAGTTATTCAAAGGCAACTTCAACAGCTATTTCGTCAGCATGATTCTGGTGTAGACCAAGCTATCATTGATACTCTGCCTCTGTTTCTCTATAAAGATATTAAAGGCTTAAAAGAACCATTTGATTGCGCTGTTTGCTTATGTGAATTTTCAGAACATGATAAGCTCAGATTGCTCCCTTTTTGTAGCCATGCTTTTCATATTCATTGTATAGACACATGGTTACTGTCAAACTCAACTTGTCCTCTATGTAGAGGCATTATTAGCTCCGCGGTTTCTATGGGAAATTCCTTATTAGGCTCAATAGAATCAAGAGAACAATGGAGTTTCCATTTGGAAGATGGAATTGCAAATGATGAAAAAACGGACAATGTTGGAGAAATCAGAGTATTTTCTGTTCGGTTAGGTAAATTGAAGAGTATAAATGAAGGGGTCGAAAACCACGAAGACAAAAGTACACAGGGTGAAATCATCAGCTGTAATTTAGATGCAAGGAGATGTTTCTCCATGGGTTCATTTCAAtatgtggttggtgattcagaGTTACAAATAGCGTTGCCTAATGTGAAGATTCTAAAAGCCAAGTGTGAGAACACTAATTTTGGGGCTAACGCAGAAGGGAAAAAAATCAGTGCTAGGACTAAAGGTGAGAGTTTTTCTGTTTCAAAGATTTGGCTTTGGTCCAAGAAAGGCAAATTCTCAAATTCTTCAGAAACAAATATTGATGGACCTTCTGTTAATATTGATATACCAATGATTAAAACAGCACAATTTATGTAA
- the LOC101250679 gene encoding uncharacterized protein produces MEAPEFSHTYTQPSEERRCCFCFPLSSGGGLKWWRKEQTEEVKEGSVWAKGINALMKLREWSEIVAGPRWKTFIRRFNRNKNGTQGKFHYDPLSYALNFDEGTINGEEDEYGLRDFSTRYASIPASARGSLDLSRDGPNFV; encoded by the coding sequence ATGGAGGCACCTGAATTCTCACACACATACACCCAGCCATCGGAGGAGCGGCGTTGTTGTTTTTGCTTTCCGTTGTCGTCAGGCGGCGGCTTGAAATGGTGGCGTAAGGAACAGACTGAAGAAGTGAAAGAAGGTTCTGTTTGGGCTAAAGGGATTAACGCTTTAATGAAGCTACGAGAATGGTCGGAGATTGTAGCGGGACCGAGATGGAAAACTTTTATCCGGCGTTTCAATCGGAACAAAAATGGTACGCAGGGGAAATTCCACTACGATCCTCTCAGTTATGCGTTAAACTTCGACGAAGGTACTATTAATGGAGAGGAGGATGAGTACGGGCTCCGGGATTTCTCGACGCGTTACGCTTCAATTCCGGCATCGGCTAGAGGGTCCTTGGATTTGAGCAGGGATGGCCCTAATTTCGTTTGA
- the LOC101247422 gene encoding probable inactive receptor kinase At2g26730: MIPSTRWVIMSVIFQMLLVLAGSESLEVRQALVKFMNKISLGNISKEVNFGWDLSSDPCTNKWEGITCDSKTQHVKNIVLDQKNLTGTLDAAFVCEATSLAVLSLNENEIVGTLPQEISNCRRLTHLYLRGNKLSSNLPSSISRLSNLKRFVISDNAFSGQIPDMSRISGLITFLAERNQLTGQIPEFDFSNLVGFNVSYNNLTGPVPDVKGHFSSSSFSGNPGLCGVPLPSICPPSPLPPPHPVAKKRKVSYFIYLGYAILGLIIILLLVWKLFKCIRKKKSNSSPMDQNKTIISSSVVTKTPKNRSEYSITSSPENSMLSASFEILSSPLANKLRFEDMLRAPAELIGKGKHGSVYKVNVDGVTLVVKRISGWNISKDDFKKRMQRIHRMKHPHVLPLVAFYSSKQEKLTVYKYQQNGSLFKHLHSSQGSKVFEWASRLAIAASVAEALAFMHEGLQNDDIPHGNMKSTNILLNDDMEACIGEYGLMPNNHDQSFVAQSDHSIREDDSVAITTRNTFKMDVYSFGVILLELLTGKPVQASGYELSRWINSVVRAEWTGEVFDKSLITDGTNEERMINLLHVALKCIDTSPDARPNMKEVAFIINSIKEDEEKSVSAFS, from the exons ATGATTCCGAGTACAAGATGGGTAATCATGAGTGTTATCTTTCAAATGTTGCTAGTACTTGCAGGTTCAGAGAGTCTGGAAGTGAGACAAGCATTAGTTAAGTTTATGAACAAGATATCACTTGGGAACATATCGAAAGAAGTAAACTTTGGATGGGATTTATCATCTGATCCATGTACAAACAAATGGGAAGGGATAACTTGTGATTCAAAAACGCAACATGTGAAAAATATTGTTCTTGATCAGAAGAATCTAACTGGAACTCTTGATGCTGCTTTTGTCTGTGAGGCTACTTCCCTTGCTGTACTGAGTTTGAACGAAAACGAAATTGTTGGAACATTACCACAAGAAATATCAAACTGCAGACGTCTCACACATTTGTATCTCCGTGGCAACAAATTATCAAGCAATCTACCAAGCTCTATTTCGCGGTTGAGCAATTTGAAGAGGTTTGTAATTTCAGACAATGCCTTCTCAGGGCAGATACCGGATATGTCAAGAATCTCAGGGCTGATAACTTTTTTGGCTGAAAGAAATCAGCTAACAGGGCAGATACCAGAATTTGATTTTTCCAATCTTGTAGGATTCAATGTTTCATACAATAACTTAACTGGTCCGGTTCCTGATGTCAAGGGCCACTTTAGTTCCAGCAGTTTTTCGGGTAATCCTGGATTATGTGGAGTGCCATTGCCAAGCATATGTCCACCCTCGCCACTGCCACCTCCCCATCCAGTTGCTAAGAAGAGAAAAGTTTCATACTTTATCTATCTTGGCTATGCTATTCTTGGGCTGATTATCATACTTCTGCTTGTATGGAAGTTGTTTAAGTGCATAAGGAAGAAAAAGAGCAATAGTAGTCCAATGGATCAGAACAAGACTATCATAAGCTCTTCTGTTGTTACAAAGACTCCTAAAAATAGGTCAGAATATTCAATAACATCTAGTCCCGAAAACTCTATGCTCTCAGCATCATTTGAAATCCTTTCAAGTCCTCTGGCTAATAAATTGAGATTCGAGGATATGCTTCGAGCTCCAGCTGAATTGATTGGGAAAGGAAAACATGGAAGTGTTTACAAGGTCAATGTTGATGGAGTGACATTGGTAGTAAAGAGGATCAGTGGTTGGAATATTTCGAAAGACGATTTCAAGAAGAGGATGCAGAGAATACATAGAATGAAGCATCCTCATGTGTTGCCCCTTGTTGCGTTCTACAGTTCCAAACAAGAGAAGCTAACAGTTTACAAGTACCAACAGAATGGCAGTCTATTCAAGCATCTCCATT CATCTCAGGGCAGTAAAGTTTTCGAGTGGGCGAGCAGATTAGCAATTGCAGCTAGTGTCGCAGAGGCCTTAGCATTCATGCATGAAGGCCTTCAGAATGACGATATTCCTCATGGAAACATGAAATCCACCAACATTCTACTGAACGATGACATGGAAGCCTGTATCGGCGAGTATGGTCTAATGCCCAACAATCATGACCAGTCATTTGTTGCTCAAAGTGATCATAGCATCAGAGAAGACGATTCAGTTGCAATTACTACGCGTAACACCTTCAAGATGGATGTTTATAGTTTTGGAGTGATTCTTCTTGAATTGCTCACAGGGAAGCCTGTTCAGGCTAGTGGATATGAGTTGTCTAGGTGGATAAATTCAGTTGTTAGAGCGGAATGGACTGGTGAAGTTTTCGACAAGTCCCTTATTACAGATggtacaaatgaagaaagaatgaTCAATCTGTTGCATGTAGCTCTCAAATGCATTGATACATCACCAGATGCAAGGCCTAACATGAAGGAAGTTGCTTTCATCATCAATTCTATTAAGGAAGACGAAGAGAAATCCGTATCCGCGTTCAGCTAA
- the LOC101251567 gene encoding uncharacterized protein, translating into MATSFSCFCSAPVQSSVNRVNPDLNRQKPTSGSSWWTPLFGWSSEPDYIDSGSSSSAIRTGPVREISGLKSDPETGRCRSKFQPGGFTEDKAKELRRKTMQSSNFHDIMYHSAIASRLASDVSGR; encoded by the coding sequence ATGGCAActtcattttcttgtttttgttctgCTCCAGTTCAATCATCTGTTAATCGGGTTAACCCCGATTTGAACCGTCAAAAACCAACTTCCGGGTCATCCTGGTGGACCCCACTCTTTGGATGGTCCTCTGAACCGGACTATATCGATTCCGGTTCCAGCAGTAGCGCTATTAGAACCGGGCCGGTGAGGGAGATTTCGGGTTTAAAATCGGATCCAGAAACGGGTCGTTGCAGATCTAAGTTTCAGCCGGGAGGTTTCACGGAAGATAAGGCGAAAGAGCTAAGGAGAAAGACGATGCAGAGCTCTAATTTTCATGATATCATGTACCATTCTGCAATCGCGTCTCGTCTTGCGTCGGATGTTTCCGGTCGGTGA
- the LOC101251271 gene encoding probable cyclic nucleotide-gated ion channel 16, with protein sequence MNSLPGHLNRFKNSLIYDQQKPFWKQIHDPNGEFVGRWNHIFLFTSFVGLFVDPLFLLLPIIIDNCMGTDNLLGYAIIVFRLMVDCFACFQIYLKFRTAFVSKKTRVFGKGELVMDRRLIAIRYLKNAFVIDVAAALPLPQIVIWFIMPLNGSSPSHANHSISLIIMLQYVPRFLVIFPLNSKIIKNTGVVAKTAWSGAGYNLLLYLLASHVLGAIWYLMSIERHFSCWTDECVKKKKGSPDCNHDYLDCSSLNKPGRQEWLETTEVFNRCDATRNITFEFGMFGDANTERVTSASFFDRYFYCLWWGLKSLSSYAQSITTSTNIVETLLSSLICLLGLVFFALLIGNMQSYLQSMTARLEQWRIKRRDTEEWMRHRQLPEDLQDRVRRFVQYKWLATRGVEEEEILLSLPLDLRRQIQRHLCLALVRRVPFFSQMDDQLLDAICECLVSSLNTKDTFIVREGDPVNEMLFIIRGQLESSTTNGGRSGFFNSIVLNPGDFCGEELLTWALVPNPNLNLPSSTRTVRCLTEVEAFALRAEKLKFVANQFRRLHSKKLQHAFRYYSHQWRTWGACYIQAAWRRHRRKILGEELSREESLYYRGGMDQDDNYGREYPEAGGNASDQATESSTQQLGVLASRFAANTRRGKTGGRVDSGESSLGMPKLFKPDEPDFSHDPSS encoded by the exons ATGAATTCTCTCCCAGGCCATCTCAACCGCTTCAAGAATTCCCTGATTTACGACCAGCAAAAGCCCTTTTGGAAGCAGATTCATGATCCAAATGGCGAATTTGTTGGCAGATGGAATCACATTTTCCTCTTCACTTCCTTCGTCGGTCTCTTTGTGGATCCTCTCTTTTTGTTGCTTCCTATTATTATCGATAACTGTATGGGCACCGACAATCTATTGGGTTACGCCATAATAGTATTTCGCCTAATGGTTGATTGCTTCGCCTGCTTTCAAATCTATTTGAAATTCCGTACAGCTTTTGTTTCCAAAAAAACTCGGGTTTTTGGCAAGGGTGAGCTAGTGATGGATCGACGCTTGATCGCTATTCGTTACTTAAAAAACGCCTTTGTCATTGATGTTGCTGCTGCCCTCCCTCTCCCACAA ATTGTTATTTGGTTTATAATGCCATTGAATGGCTCATCACCCTCTCATGCTAATCATTCCATCTCTTTGATCATTATGCTTCAGTATGTGCCgagatttttggtcattttcccCTTAAATTCAAAGATTATTAAGAATACAGGTGTTGTTGCAAAGACAGCTTGGTCTGGTGCCGGATACAATCTTCTCTTATATTTGCTAGCAAGTCAT GTTTTAGGAGCTATATGGTATCTGATGTCTATTGAGAGGCACTTTTCATGCTGGACAGATGAGTgcgtgaagaagaaaaagggttCTCCCGATTGTAATCATGACTACCTTGATTGCTCATCACTTAATAAACCTGGGCGTCAGGAGTGGTTAGAAACCACTGAGGTATTCAACCGCTGCGATGCTACGCGCAATATAACCTTTGAGTTTGGAATGTTTGGTGATGCAAATACTGAAAGAGTTACATCTGCTAGCTTCTTTGATCGATATTTTTACTGCCTATGGTGGGGTTTAAAGAGCTTAAG TTCATATGCACAAAGTATTACTACCAGCACTAACATTGTTGAGACGCTCCTTTCTAGTCTTATTTGTCTTCTGGGTTTGGTCTTCTTTGCACTGCTGATAGGCAACATGCAG AGCTATCTACAATCCATGACAGCAAGACTTGAACAATGGAGAATTAAAAGAAGGGACACTGAGGAGTGGATGAGGCACCGTCAGCTACCTGAAGATCTGCAGGATCGTGTTCGTCGATTTGTTCAATATAAATGGTTAGCTACAAGAGGTGTCGAGGAAGAAGAAATTTTACTTTCCTTACCCTTGGATTTAAGGCGTCAGATTCAAAGGCACCTCTGCCTGGCACTTGTTCGTCGT GTCCCTTTCTTCTCCCAGATGGATGATCAACTTTTGGATGCAATATGTGAATGCCTTGTTTCATCATTGAACACGAAAGACACGTTTATTGTTCGTGAAGGAGATCCAGTAAATGAGATGCTTTTCATAATTAGAGGTCAACTTGAGAGTTCAACAACCAATGGAGGAAGGTCAGGGTTCTTCAACTCCATTGTGCTAAATCCGGGTGATTTTTGTGGTGAAGAATTGCTAACATGGGCCTTGGTGCCCAACCCAAATCTTAATCTTCCATCTTCAACTCGAACAGTGAGATGCCTTACAGAAGTTGAAGCATTTGCACTTAGAGCTGAAAAGCTCAAGTTTGTCGCAAACCAGTTCAGACGCCTCCATAGTAAAAAACTACAACATGCATTTCGATACTACTCACACCAATGGAGGACGTGGGGAGCTTGCTATATACAAGCTGCATGGAGACGCCATAGGAGGAAAATACTAGGGGAAGAATTATCAAGAGAAGAGAGCTTGTACTACAGGGGAGGGATGGACCAAGATGACAATTATGGTCGTGAATATCCAGAAGCTGGTGGTAATGCTTCGGATCAGGCAACAGAAAGCAGTACTCAGCAACTTGGAGTATTGGCATCAAGATTTGCTGCTAATACCAGAAGAGGCAAGACGGGGGGACGTGTGGACTCTGGTGAATCCAGCTTAGGTATGCCTAAACTTTTTAAGCCTGACGAGCCTGATTTTTCTCATGATCCTAGTAGTTGA